The Streptomyces sp. NBC_01353 genome contains a region encoding:
- a CDS encoding HU family DNA-binding protein, protein MNRSELVAALADRAEVTRKDADAVLAALAETVGEIVAKGDEKVTIPGFLTFERTHRAARTARNPQTGDPINIPAGYSVKVSAGSKLKEAAKGK, encoded by the coding sequence ATGAACCGCAGTGAGCTGGTGGCCGCCCTGGCCGACCGCGCCGAGGTGACCCGCAAGGACGCCGACGCCGTGCTGGCCGCTCTCGCCGAGACCGTCGGCGAGATCGTCGCCAAGGGCGACGAGAAGGTCACCATCCCCGGCTTCCTGACCTTCGAGCGCACCCACCGTGCCGCTCGCACCGCTCGTAACCCGCAGACCGGCGACCCGATCAACATCCCGGCCGGCTACAGCGTGAAGGTCTCCGCGGGCTCCAAGCTCAAGGAAGCCGCCAAGGGCAAGTAA
- the murA gene encoding UDP-N-acetylglucosamine 1-carboxyvinyltransferase gives MTGTDDVLLVHGGTPLEGEIRVRGAKNLVPKAMVAALLGSGPSRLRNVPDIRDVRVVRGLLQLHGVTVRPGEEPGELVLDPTHVESANVADIDAHAGSSRIPILFCGPLLHRLGHAFIPGLGGCDIGGRPIDFHFDVLRQFGATIEKRADGQYLEAPQRLRGTKIRLPYPSVGSTEQVLLTAVLAEGVTELSNAAVEPEIEDLICVLQKMGAIISMDTDRTIRITGVDKLDGYTHRALPDRLEAASWASAALATEGNIYVRGAQQRSMMTFLNTYRKVGGAFEIDDEGIRFWHPGGSLNAIALETDVHPGFQTDWQQPLVVALTQAAGLSIVHETVYESRLGFTSALNQMGAHIQLYGECLGGSDCRFGQRNFLHSAVVSGPTKLQGADLVIPDLRGGFSYLIAALAAQGTSRVHGIDLINRGYENFMDKLVELGAKVELPGSALV, from the coding sequence ATGACCGGCACAGACGATGTACTGCTTGTCCACGGCGGAACCCCGCTGGAGGGCGAGATCCGTGTCCGCGGCGCGAAGAACCTCGTGCCCAAGGCGATGGTCGCCGCTCTCCTCGGCAGCGGGCCGAGCCGACTGCGCAACGTGCCCGACATCCGTGACGTCCGTGTGGTCCGCGGGCTGCTGCAGCTGCACGGAGTGACGGTCCGCCCCGGTGAGGAGCCGGGCGAGCTGGTTCTCGACCCGACGCACGTCGAATCCGCCAACGTGGCCGACATCGATGCCCACGCCGGTTCGTCGCGCATTCCGATCCTCTTCTGCGGGCCGCTGCTGCACCGCCTCGGTCACGCCTTCATCCCGGGTCTGGGCGGCTGCGACATCGGTGGCCGGCCGATCGACTTCCACTTCGACGTGCTGCGTCAGTTCGGCGCGACGATCGAGAAGCGGGCGGACGGCCAGTACCTGGAGGCCCCGCAGCGACTGCGCGGCACCAAGATCCGGCTGCCGTACCCCTCGGTCGGGTCGACCGAGCAGGTGCTGCTCACGGCCGTGCTGGCGGAGGGCGTCACCGAGCTCTCCAACGCCGCCGTGGAGCCGGAGATCGAGGACCTGATCTGCGTCCTGCAGAAAATGGGCGCGATCATCTCCATGGACACCGACCGCACCATCCGCATCACCGGTGTCGACAAGCTCGACGGTTACACGCACCGCGCGCTCCCGGACCGCCTGGAGGCGGCTTCGTGGGCGTCGGCGGCGCTGGCGACCGAGGGCAACATCTACGTCCGCGGCGCGCAGCAGCGCTCGATGATGACGTTCCTCAACACCTACCGGAAGGTGGGTGGCGCCTTCGAGATCGACGACGAGGGCATCCGCTTCTGGCACCCGGGCGGCTCGCTCAACGCGATCGCCCTGGAGACGGACGTGCACCCCGGTTTCCAGACCGACTGGCAGCAGCCGCTGGTGGTGGCCCTGACGCAGGCGGCGGGCCTCTCCATCGTCCACGAGACGGTGTACGAGTCGCGGCTCGGTTTCACCTCCGCGCTGAACCAGATGGGTGCCCACATCCAGCTGTACGGCGAGTGCCTGGGCGGTTCGGACTGCCGCTTCGGTCAGCGGAACTTCCTCCACTCGGCGGTCGTGTCCGGCCCCACGAAGCTCCAGGGCGCCGACCTGGTCATCCCGGACCTCCGGGGCGGCTTCTCGTACCTGATCGCGGCGCTGGCGGCGCAGGGCACGTCCCGCGTCCACGGCATCGACCTGATCAACCGCGGCTACGAGAACTTCATGGACAAGCTCGTGGAGCTGGGCGCGAAGGTCGAGCTCCCGGGCAGCGCGCTCGTATAA
- a CDS encoding YqgE/AlgH family protein translates to MTEVSSLTGRLLVATPALADPNFDRAVVLLLDHDDEGSLGVVLNRPTPVTVGDILAPWADLAGEPGVVFQGGPVSLDAALGVAVIPGDEGPLGWRRVFGAIGLVDLETPPELLGPALGSLRIFAGYAGWGPGQLESELGEGAWYVVESEPGDVSSPRPETLWREVLRRQRSDLAMVATYPDDPTLN, encoded by the coding sequence ATGACCGAGGTGTCCTCGCTCACAGGACGGCTGCTCGTCGCCACCCCCGCCCTGGCCGACCCCAATTTCGACCGCGCGGTGGTACTGCTCCTCGACCACGACGACGAGGGCTCGCTCGGCGTGGTTCTCAACCGGCCGACGCCCGTGACGGTCGGCGACATCCTCGCGCCCTGGGCCGACCTCGCCGGCGAGCCGGGCGTGGTCTTCCAGGGCGGCCCGGTCTCCCTGGACGCGGCGCTCGGCGTCGCGGTGATTCCAGGCGACGAGGGCCCGCTGGGCTGGCGCCGGGTGTTCGGAGCGATCGGCCTGGTCGACCTCGAGACCCCGCCGGAACTCCTCGGCCCGGCGCTGGGCTCCCTCCGGATCTTCGCCGGCTACGCGGGCTGGGGCCCGGGCCAACTGGAGTCGGAGCTCGGCGAGGGCGCGTGGTACGTGGTCGAATCCGAACCGGGCGACGTGTCCTCCCCCCGCCCGGAAACCCTGTGGCGAGAGGTCCTGCGCCGCCAGCGGAGCGACCTCGCGATGGTGGCGACGTACCCGGACGATCCCACGCTCAACTGA
- a CDS encoding DUF3039 domain-containing protein, with protein sequence MSTLEPERGAGTGTLVEPTPQVSHGDGDHERYAHYVQKDKIMASALDGTPVVALCGKVWVPGRDPKKYPVCPMCKEIYESMGPGGDKGKDGKGGDKK encoded by the coding sequence ATGAGCACTCTCGAGCCCGAGCGCGGGGCAGGTACGGGAACCCTCGTGGAGCCGACGCCGCAGGTGTCCCACGGTGACGGCGACCACGAGCGCTACGCCCACTACGTCCAGAAGGACAAGATCATGGCGAGTGCCCTCGACGGCACTCCCGTGGTGGCACTGTGCGGCAAGGTCTGGGTACCGGGGCGCGATCCCAAGAAGTACCCCGTCTGTCCGATGTGCAAGGAGATCTACGAGTCCATGGGTCCCGGTGGGGACAAGGGCAAGGACGGCAAGGGCGGCGACAAGAAGTAG
- a CDS encoding extracellular solute-binding protein, translating to MKLSARIAAPVTALVLAGLTATACAPQTSDGKAATDEKSGTLRVWLFQEVSNAPKKQVVDAAVAAFEQQHKGAKVEVEYIPVDTRAQRIKAAFNDPKSAPDLIEYGNTDTAGYVKDGGLADISAEFGAWADAKDTDPTAKASVTVDGKIYGAPLFVGVRALYYRTDVFKDLGLSAPKTQDELVSTAKKIHKAKPDLYGIAVGGAYTYGAMPFIWANGGELATEEGGSHKAAVNSGAARKGIASYTSLFGDDNCPAAKCAQMGGNATVTAFASGKAAMAIGGDFSHAAVEAGSVKGKYAVVPLPGVTAGSIAPAFAGGNNIGVMKSSSHRTLAVDLMKSLAGKETQGKLFDAMGFLPTYTDVRAEAARKEPFVKPFIDSLGAGAKFVPASPGWGKIDSSLVLPTMFQEVVSGRKDVNAASDDAAEKMDEAFASAGR from the coding sequence ATGAAGCTTTCTGCCCGTATCGCCGCCCCGGTCACCGCACTTGTGCTCGCCGGCCTCACCGCCACCGCCTGTGCCCCGCAGACCTCCGACGGCAAGGCCGCGACGGACGAGAAGAGCGGCACCCTGCGCGTCTGGCTCTTCCAGGAGGTCAGCAACGCGCCCAAGAAGCAGGTCGTCGACGCGGCCGTCGCCGCCTTCGAGCAGCAGCACAAGGGGGCGAAGGTCGAGGTCGAGTACATCCCCGTCGACACCCGTGCCCAGCGCATCAAGGCCGCCTTCAACGACCCCAAGTCCGCGCCCGACCTCATCGAGTACGGCAACACCGACACCGCCGGCTACGTGAAGGACGGCGGACTCGCCGACATCAGCGCCGAGTTCGGCGCCTGGGCGGACGCCAAGGACACCGACCCCACCGCCAAGGCCTCCGTCACCGTGGACGGCAAGATCTACGGCGCCCCGCTCTTCGTCGGCGTACGCGCGCTCTACTACCGCACCGACGTCTTCAAGGACCTCGGCCTCTCCGCGCCCAAGACGCAGGACGAGCTCGTCTCCACCGCCAAGAAGATCCACAAGGCCAAGCCGGACCTCTACGGCATCGCCGTCGGAGGCGCCTACACCTACGGCGCGATGCCGTTCATCTGGGCCAACGGCGGCGAACTCGCCACGGAGGAAGGCGGGTCGCACAAGGCCGCCGTCAACAGCGGGGCCGCGCGCAAGGGCATCGCCTCCTACACCTCCCTCTTCGGCGACGACAACTGCCCCGCCGCCAAGTGCGCGCAGATGGGCGGCAACGCGACCGTCACCGCCTTCGCCTCCGGCAAGGCCGCCATGGCCATCGGCGGCGACTTCAGCCACGCGGCCGTCGAGGCGGGCTCGGTGAAGGGCAAGTACGCCGTCGTACCGCTCCCGGGCGTCACCGCCGGCTCGATCGCGCCCGCCTTCGCCGGCGGCAACAACATCGGCGTGATGAAGAGCAGTTCGCACCGCACCCTCGCCGTCGACCTGATGAAGTCCCTGGCCGGGAAGGAGACGCAGGGCAAGCTCTTCGACGCGATGGGCTTCCTGCCGACCTACACCGACGTACGGGCCGAGGCGGCGCGGAAGGAGCCCTTCGTGAAGCCCTTCATCGACTCCCTCGGCGCCGGCGCCAAGTTCGTGCCCGCGTCCCCGGGCTGGGGCAAGATCGACTCCTCGCTGGTGCTGCCGACGATGTTCCAGGAGGTCGTCAGCGGCCGTAAGGACGTGAACGCCGCCTCGGACGATGCCGCCGAGAAGATGGACGAGGCCTTCGCGTCCGCGGGCCGATGA
- a CDS encoding sugar ABC transporter permease, protein MTMTARTNSSGTKTDGTAGTKTDGTHTVAGAPAAGGRVPGPRKAPGGPAARPRKGPGRSGWTPWLYLLPALVVLGGLLLYPIYQLGLISFLEYTQAQVSGGEPTSFRGFGNYTALFSDPQFWQVLLATVLFAAACVVTTLAVGCALAVLLTRIRALPRLALMLAALGAWATPAVTGSTVWVFLFDPDFGPVNRLLGLGDYSWTYGRLSAFALVLFEVVWCSFPFVMVTVYAGIKAIPSEVLEAASLDGASQWRIWRSVTAPMLRPILVVVTIQSIIWDFKVFTQIYVMTNGGGIAGQNLVLNVYAYQKAFASSEYSLGSAIGVVMLLILLAVTLVYLRLLRRQGEEL, encoded by the coding sequence ATGACGATGACGGCCCGTACGAATTCCAGCGGTACGAAGACGGACGGTACGGCCGGTACGAAGACGGACGGCACGCACACCGTCGCGGGCGCCCCCGCCGCCGGGGGCCGCGTGCCCGGTCCCCGGAAGGCCCCCGGTGGCCCGGCGGCCCGGCCCCGTAAGGGGCCCGGCCGCTCCGGGTGGACGCCCTGGCTCTACCTCCTGCCCGCGCTCGTCGTCCTCGGCGGGCTCCTGCTCTACCCCATCTACCAGCTCGGGCTCATCTCCTTCCTGGAGTACACCCAGGCCCAGGTCAGCGGCGGCGAGCCGACCTCCTTCCGGGGCTTCGGCAACTACACCGCGCTCTTCTCCGACCCGCAGTTCTGGCAGGTTCTCCTCGCCACGGTCCTGTTCGCCGCCGCCTGCGTCGTCACCACCCTCGCGGTGGGCTGCGCGCTCGCGGTCCTGCTGACTCGCATACGGGCCCTGCCGCGCCTCGCGCTCATGCTCGCCGCGCTCGGCGCCTGGGCCACCCCCGCCGTCACCGGTTCCACCGTCTGGGTCTTCCTCTTCGACCCCGACTTCGGTCCGGTGAACCGGCTGCTGGGCCTCGGTGACTACTCGTGGACGTACGGCCGCCTCAGCGCCTTCGCGCTCGTCCTCTTCGAGGTCGTCTGGTGCTCGTTCCCGTTCGTGATGGTGACGGTGTACGCGGGCATCAAGGCCATCCCGTCGGAGGTCCTGGAGGCCGCGTCCCTCGACGGCGCCTCGCAGTGGCGGATCTGGCGCTCGGTCACGGCGCCGATGCTGCGGCCCATCCTGGTCGTCGTCACGATCCAGTCGATCATCTGGGACTTCAAGGTCTTCACCCAGATCTATGTGATGACGAACGGCGGCGGCATCGCCGGCCAGAACCTCGTCCTCAACGTGTACGCCTACCAGAAGGCGTTCGCCTCGTCCGAGTACAGCCTGGGCTCGGCGATCGGTGTCGTCATGCTGCTGATCCTGCTGGCGGTCACGCTGGTGTACCTCCGTCTGCTGCGCCGCCAGGGAGAAGAACTGTGA
- a CDS encoding carbohydrate ABC transporter permease has protein sequence MSAFRIRRPGRLAAEAAALLVAAVVAFPLYWMVLSAFKPAGEIQSTDPRPWTLSPSLDSFRRVFEQQEFGRYFLNSLIVAGTVVLASALIAFLAATAVTRFRFRFRTTLLIMFLVAQMVPIEALTIPLFFLMRDFGQLNTLGSLILPHIAFSLPFAIWMLRGFVKAVPEALEEQAQIDGASRTRFLWQILFPLVFPGLVATSVFSFISTWNDFLFAKSFLISDTSQSTLPMALLVFFKPDENDWGGIMAGSTVMTIPVLVFFVLVQRRLVSGLGGAVKD, from the coding sequence GTGAGCGCGTTCCGCATCCGGCGCCCCGGGCGCCTCGCGGCGGAGGCCGCCGCCCTGCTCGTCGCGGCCGTCGTCGCCTTCCCGCTGTACTGGATGGTCCTCTCCGCCTTCAAACCGGCCGGCGAGATCCAGTCGACCGACCCGCGGCCGTGGACGCTGTCCCCGTCCCTCGACTCGTTCCGGCGTGTCTTCGAACAGCAGGAGTTCGGCCGGTACTTCCTCAACTCGCTGATCGTGGCCGGTACGGTCGTCCTCGCCTCCGCGCTGATCGCGTTCCTCGCGGCGACAGCGGTGACCCGGTTCCGGTTCCGCTTCCGGACGACGCTGCTCATCATGTTCCTGGTCGCCCAGATGGTGCCGATCGAGGCGCTGACGATCCCGCTCTTCTTCCTGATGCGGGACTTCGGCCAGCTCAACACGCTGGGCTCGCTGATCCTGCCGCACATCGCCTTCTCGCTCCCGTTCGCGATCTGGATGCTGCGCGGATTCGTGAAGGCGGTCCCGGAGGCGCTGGAGGAACAGGCCCAGATCGACGGCGCGAGCCGTACGCGATTCCTGTGGCAGATCCTTTTCCCGCTGGTCTTCCCCGGGCTCGTGGCGACCAGCGTCTTCTCGTTCATCTCGACCTGGAACGACTTCCTCTTCGCGAAGTCCTTCCTCATCAGCGACACCTCGCAGTCGACGCTCCCGATGGCGCTGCTGGTCTTCTTCAAGCCGGACGAGAACGACTGGGGAGGAATCATGGCGGGGTCGACCGTGATGACGATCCCGGTGCTCGTCTTCTTCGTACTCGTACAGCGCCGCCTGGTCTCGGGACTGGGCGGGGCGGTGAAGGACTGA
- a CDS encoding beta-N-acetylhexosaminidase — protein MHDDLDRHESLIPAPGRVEARGDAPGHISLDADTTLDAGPGTEGVAGWLRAALGAATGLPFAPAGGDPAPRAGDPRGIRLRISPAIEEAYGPEGYRLSTDGSVDDVAVLVEGGSAAGVFWGAQTLRQLLGPDAYRKAPVGRVDRGGDLPLLTVTDSPRFRWRGLMLDVSRHFMPKDDVLRQLDLMAAHKLNVFHFHLTDDQGWRIEIERHPRLTEVGAWRARTKWGHRASPLWNETPHGGFYTQDDIREIVAYAAERHITVVPEIDIPGHSQAAIAAYPELGNTDVVDTAALTVWDTWGVNPNVLAPTDATLRFYEGVFEEVLDLFPSTFVHVGGDECPKGQWKESATAQARIKELGLADENELQSWFIRHFDRWLADRGRRLIGWDEILEGGSRAGGETTELGLAPGAAVSSWRGYAGGITAAEAGHDVVMCPEQQVYLDHRQAPGEDEPVPIGYVRTLEDVYRFEPVPPGLPPEAAAHVIGTQANVWTEVMENRARVDYQVFPRLAAFAEVAWSALPAPAERDFAEFERRMAAHYRRLDALGVGYRPPTGPLPWQQRPGVLGRPVEGLPPNV, from the coding sequence ATGCATGACGACCTCGACCGTCACGAGTCGCTGATCCCCGCGCCCGGCAGGGTCGAGGCGCGAGGGGACGCTCCCGGCCACATCTCGCTGGACGCGGACACCACCCTCGACGCCGGGCCCGGCACCGAGGGCGTGGCGGGCTGGTTGCGGGCCGCGCTCGGCGCCGCCACCGGGCTGCCGTTCGCGCCGGCAGGCGGCGATCCGGCCCCGAGGGCCGGCGATCCGCGCGGGATCCGGCTGCGTATCAGCCCCGCGATCGAGGAGGCGTACGGCCCTGAGGGCTACCGTCTCTCGACCGACGGCTCCGTCGACGACGTCGCCGTCCTCGTCGAGGGCGGCAGCGCGGCGGGCGTCTTCTGGGGCGCCCAGACGCTCCGTCAGCTGCTGGGCCCCGATGCGTACCGGAAGGCGCCGGTCGGTCGGGTCGACCGTGGTGGGGACCTCCCCCTGCTCACCGTCACCGACAGCCCCCGCTTCCGCTGGCGCGGGCTCATGCTCGACGTCTCACGGCACTTCATGCCCAAGGACGACGTCCTGCGTCAGCTGGACCTGATGGCCGCTCACAAACTCAACGTCTTCCACTTCCACCTCACCGACGACCAGGGCTGGCGCATCGAGATCGAGCGCCATCCCCGGCTCACCGAGGTCGGCGCCTGGCGCGCCCGTACCAAATGGGGGCACCGGGCCTCGCCGCTCTGGAACGAGACGCCGCACGGCGGGTTCTACACCCAGGACGACATCCGCGAGATCGTCGCGTACGCCGCCGAACGGCACATCACCGTCGTCCCCGAGATCGACATCCCGGGCCACTCGCAGGCCGCCATCGCCGCGTACCCCGAGCTCGGCAACACCGACGTCGTCGACACCGCCGCCCTCACCGTCTGGGACACCTGGGGCGTCAACCCGAACGTCCTCGCCCCCACCGACGCCACCCTCCGCTTCTACGAGGGGGTCTTCGAGGAGGTCCTGGACCTCTTCCCGTCCACCTTCGTGCACGTCGGCGGCGACGAGTGTCCCAAGGGCCAGTGGAAGGAGTCCGCGACGGCCCAGGCCCGCATCAAGGAGCTGGGGCTCGCCGACGAGAACGAGCTGCAGTCCTGGTTCATCCGGCACTTCGACCGCTGGCTCGCCGACCGCGGACGCCGGCTGATCGGCTGGGACGAGATCCTGGAGGGTGGGAGTCGAGCCGGAGGCGAGACGACGGAGTTGGGCCTCGCGCCCGGCGCCGCCGTCTCCTCCTGGCGGGGGTACGCGGGCGGGATCACCGCGGCCGAGGCCGGCCACGACGTCGTCATGTGCCCCGAGCAGCAGGTGTATCTGGACCACCGTCAGGCGCCGGGCGAGGACGAACCGGTGCCCATCGGCTACGTACGGACCCTGGAGGACGTCTACCGCTTCGAACCCGTGCCGCCGGGCCTGCCCCCGGAAGCCGCCGCCCATGTCATCGGCACGCAGGCCAACGTCTGGACCGAGGTCATGGAGAACCGCGCCCGGGTCGACTACCAGGTCTTCCCGCGCCTCGCCGCCTTCGCGGAGGTCGCCTGGTCGGCACTCCCCGCGCCCGCGGAGCGGGACTTCGCGGAGTTCGAGCGCCGGATGGCGGCCCACTACCGGCGTCTGGACGCCCTCGGCGTCGGCTACCGGCCGCCGACCGGACCGCTGCCGTGGCAGCAGCGCCCGGGCGTCCTGGGAAGGCCCGTCGAGGGGCTGCCCCCGAACGTGTGA
- a CDS encoding FAD binding domain-containing protein, which translates to MTTHAPQTAQSVTLPASLDEAVAALTAMPAAVPVAGGTDLMAAVNKGQLRPAALVGLGRINEIRGWQYQDGHALLGAGLTHSRMGRPDFAALIPALAAAARAAGPPQIRNAGTLGGNIVTAAPTGDSLPVLAALEADLVVMSPLGTREIPVSHLLAGRDLLAPGELVAFVRVPLLHAPQVFLKATGRTGPARASASVAVVLDPARRGVRCAVGAIAPMPLRPLEAEHWIASLVDWDGERGLAPEALTAFGEYVAAACIPDPPGDEQLPPAVLHLRRTVAALARRALGRALS; encoded by the coding sequence TTGACCACGCACGCACCACAGACGGCGCAGTCCGTGACGCTGCCCGCCTCGCTCGACGAGGCCGTGGCGGCGCTCACCGCCATGCCCGCCGCCGTGCCCGTCGCGGGCGGCACCGATCTCATGGCCGCCGTCAACAAGGGCCAGCTCAGGCCCGCCGCGCTCGTCGGCCTCGGCCGGATCAACGAGATCCGCGGCTGGCAGTACCAGGACGGCCACGCGCTCCTCGGCGCCGGCCTCACCCACTCCCGGATGGGCCGCCCCGACTTCGCGGCCCTCATCCCCGCCCTCGCCGCCGCCGCCCGCGCAGCCGGACCGCCCCAGATCCGTAACGCGGGCACGCTCGGCGGCAACATCGTCACCGCGGCGCCCACGGGTGACTCCCTGCCCGTCCTGGCGGCCCTGGAGGCCGACCTGGTCGTCATGAGCCCGCTCGGCACCCGCGAGATCCCCGTCTCCCACCTGCTGGCGGGTCGCGACCTGCTGGCGCCCGGCGAGCTGGTCGCGTTCGTCCGGGTCCCCCTCCTGCACGCCCCCCAGGTCTTCCTCAAGGCCACGGGCCGGACGGGCCCGGCCCGCGCCTCGGCCTCCGTCGCCGTCGTCCTCGACCCGGCCAGGCGCGGTGTGCGCTGTGCGGTGGGCGCCATCGCGCCGATGCCGCTGCGCCCGCTGGAGGCGGAGCACTGGATCGCCTCCCTGGTGGACTGGGACGGGGAGCGGGGCCTCGCACCGGAGGCGCTGACGGCGTTCGGCGAGTACGTGGCCGCCGCCTGTATCCCGGACCCGCCGGGCGACGAGCAGCTGCCACCGGCCGTACTGCACCTGCGGCGCACGGTCGCCGCGCTGGCCCGACGGGCACTGGGGAGGGCGCTGTCGTGA
- a CDS encoding 2Fe-2S iron-sulfur cluster-binding protein, whose translation MSNENHGHGQGGGWEPIPQSEGYDGDATAFVQLPPEFMLDGVPLEAPGHGYVPPMITPLTPLAPMTPEAATDPAATGSWVVQTPAAAEVVEPEFLSEPDPHATGQWSFEAASDPDPAATGQWTIPVVSDGADSSDESGEFTTSMLAQYASSAPATLPGGAPAPWAVQEPEAVQAVEAVEAAEAGEVVDEAASDATEPTEVATEAPVDGASDLSSPLADDPEPPPALSTGNSADSDEHPHTSYVLRVNGADRPVTDSWIGESLLYVLRERLGLAGAKDGCSQGECGACNVQVDGRLVASCLVPAATAAGSEVRTVEGLATDGEPSDVQRALARCGAVQCGFCVPGMAMTVHDLLEGNHAPTELETRQALCGNLCRCSGYRGVLDAVREVVAEREASAASDRADEARIPHQIPHPHDGGMA comes from the coding sequence GTGAGCAACGAGAACCATGGTCACGGGCAGGGGGGCGGCTGGGAGCCGATCCCACAGAGCGAGGGCTACGACGGCGATGCCACCGCCTTCGTACAGCTGCCGCCCGAGTTCATGCTGGACGGCGTCCCGCTGGAGGCACCGGGGCACGGCTACGTACCGCCGATGATCACTCCGCTCACCCCGCTGGCCCCGATGACGCCCGAGGCGGCGACGGATCCGGCGGCGACCGGTTCGTGGGTGGTGCAGACGCCGGCGGCGGCGGAGGTCGTGGAGCCGGAGTTCCTGTCGGAGCCGGATCCCCATGCGACGGGCCAGTGGAGCTTCGAGGCGGCGTCGGACCCGGACCCGGCCGCCACGGGCCAGTGGACGATTCCGGTCGTGTCGGACGGTGCGGACTCGTCGGATGAATCGGGCGAGTTCACGACGTCGATGCTGGCGCAGTACGCGAGCAGCGCGCCGGCGACGCTGCCGGGCGGCGCGCCGGCGCCGTGGGCGGTACAGGAGCCGGAGGCCGTCCAGGCGGTGGAGGCCGTCGAGGCTGCTGAGGCGGGGGAGGTCGTCGACGAGGCCGCTTCGGACGCCACCGAGCCCACCGAGGTGGCCACAGAGGCACCTGTCGACGGGGCCTCGGACCTGTCGTCCCCCCTGGCGGACGACCCGGAGCCCCCGCCGGCGCTCTCCACGGGCAACAGCGCGGACAGCGACGAGCACCCGCACACCTCGTACGTCCTTCGTGTGAACGGCGCCGACCGACCCGTCACGGACTCCTGGATCGGCGAGTCGCTGCTCTACGTGCTGCGCGAGCGGCTCGGCCTCGCCGGCGCCAAGGACGGCTGCTCGCAGGGCGAATGCGGCGCATGCAACGTCCAGGTCGACGGCCGGCTCGTCGCCTCCTGCCTGGTGCCCGCGGCGACGGCCGCCGGGAGCGAGGTGCGTACGGTCGAGGGCCTCGCGACCGACGGCGAACCCTCGGACGTCCAGCGCGCCCTCGCCCGCTGCGGAGCCGTTCAGTGCGGCTTCTGCGTCCCGGGCATGGCCATGACCGTGCACGACCTGCTCGAGGGCAACCACGCACCGACCGAGCTGGAGACCCGCCAGGCGCTCTGCGGCAACCTGTGCCGGTGCTCGGGCTACCGGGGCGTCCTCGACGCCGTACGGGAGGTCGTCGCCGAGCGCGAGGCGAGCGCGGCGTCGGACCGCGCCGACGAGGCGCGCATCCCGCACCAGATCCCCCACCCGCACGACGGAGGCATGGCGTGA